GAACATCCGGACTATGCAACCCGGGAAGACCGAAAGACCAACCGGCATCGTTTGCGGGCACAAATCGAGACAGTTCTCACCACAAGAGACGCGTCTGTTTGGGTCAGCGAACTCAATGCGCTCGGCGTTCCGGCAGGCCCTGTCCTGACCGTTGAGGATGCGTTGGAGGATAAGCAAATCGCAGGGCGGGGACTGATCCAGACAATCACCACTCACGGAGAAGATCTTCTCTTGGCTGGTAGTCCCATTGTCGCAGACGGCACACGCCCTGCTCCCAAGATGCCGCCGCCTACACTGGGTCAGGACAATCTCGAAATCTGGAGCAGCCTTGGACTTTCCGAGACGGAAATCACCAATCTGTCAACGGAGGGTATCCTATGAACGACGTCGCAGACTGGTGGCAGACAGCGATCATAGACATGGAACCTGGGCGGATTGAACTGCGGGGCACCCCCATTCAGGATCTCATTGGCAACCTGTCATTTGCAGAGATGATCTGGCTCATGGTGCGTGGCGACCGACCCTCCGACGCGCAAGCACGCCTGTTTGAGGCCGCATTGGTCTCGGCCGTGGACCACGGACCGCAAGCGCCTTCAATTGCCGCTGCGCGGATGGCGGTCACCTGCGGGTTGCCGCTAAACAATGCCATGGCAACTGCGGTGAACATGCTCGGTGACATTCACGGAGGCGCCGGCGAACAGGCAGTTGAGCTCTACCATCAGGTTAAAGCCAGTCCTCTCGGAACGGAGGCTGCGCTCGACATTTGGACCTCGGAGAGAGGAAAAATCATTCCCGGCTTCGGTCACCGATTTCATTCACCAACCGACCCTCGGGCTCCGCGCCTGATGGAAATGGTGAGTGAAGCCGTCGCAAACGGGGCTTGCGAAGGTGCATTTGCGACCGTGGGTCGAGAGATTGAAGAAACCCTGGCGAGGCGAAAAGGACGTCCGATCCCGATGAACATAGACGGTGCCACAGCCGTGATTTACGCGGAACTGGGTTTCGAGCCTCCACTAGCGCGTGGTCTTTTCTGCTTGTCCCGATCTGTGGGCATCCTCGCTCATGCCTGGGAACAGCAACAACAAGGAGGCCGCAACAAAGGCCCCACACCGCCCAAATACCGATGGACCTATACCGGACCCTAACCGGCTATTATCGCTTCTATTTTCTCAAGTGTAGCCACATTTACAGCAACACCCTCGGTACGAGCACGTAGCCTGTGGGCTTTGCGTCCGTCTCCGGGCAGGCGCGCGCCATCCTGCTCCTGAAACGCACCCACCAATCGGGCTACGTTCGCAGCATAGCCGCCACCTGACGTGACCGCGGGATCTATTGCTAGAAAGAACTGCCCTGTCTTTGGTGGTCCCCCAGCCGTACCAGCAAAGGGCGATGCGTCGATCCCCAAAGTGGCTCCGGTCATGGCAGCGGCCATTAACTCGACAAGGACTGCCGCGCCGACCCCCTTGTACCCGCCGGATGGCGCCATCGATCCCTTAAGTCCAACTTCCGGATCTGTCGTAGGACGGCCGTCCGCGTCAAGCGCCCAACCCTCGGGGATGGGCTTGCCCTCCCGCGCGTGTTTCATGACTTCGCTTTTGGCAATCGTACTGGCGCTTTGGTCAATCAGGATTGCCGGTTCACCGTCTTCCCCTGACGCCGCGATCGATATCGGGTTGGTGCCGACGACCGGCTTGGCCCCACCAGAGGGAGCAATGGAAGCGGGCGCATTTGTAAAACCGATGGCCAAAAGCCCGTCGCGGGCCAGTCTTGCGGTGTGGTATCCAAGAACACCGCAATTGTAACTGTTGCGAATGGCCAAAGCTGCGATGCCTTGGGAGCGAGCCATCGGCACGAGGCTTTCAAATCCAATGTCGATTGCCGAATGTGCAAATCCTGTTGCCGCGTCTACCGTCAAAACCCCCGGCGCTGATTCCTGCAAATCAGGGTGTGCCTGCCCATCCACTTTGCCACACTGAACGTGCTCGCAGTAGATCGGGATATATGCCATGCCGTGGCTTGCCACGCCGTCGGCCTCGGTCGCGGCGGTGGCGACGGCCAGAGGACGGGCGTTCTCTGGCGACGTTCCCGCAGCGACGAGTGCTCGGAAACTGATGTCTTCGATTTCTTCCAAAGTCAGAGTTTTTGTTTGCATATCTGCCTCCCCATTCAATTTCTTGAGCCGCCACTTTCGCCCGCGCCAAGCCGACGCGACTCCTCGGTCGCAGGCGCGTAGGTGCGATGAGCAAAGAACTTCAAACTAAGCCAATCTTCATCTCGCGGAATTGCCCGAGTGTGTTTCTCGGCAGGTTCAAAATTGCCACTTCCAAAGGTGATAATGACTTGGGATGCCTCGTCTGGAAACGCGCCCTGTAGTCTTATCCCATCGGCTGCAACCTTGGCCTTTGCTTCATCAACTTGCGCAAAAACAATCTGACCGGAAACTCGGGACGCGCTGGAGAAAAATGGCATAAGCAAGAGCGGAAAGACCACGCCATGCACAACTGTCACTTGACCAGTCAAAGACGCAGCGCGATCTGAAGCGGCTGTGCCAACGCTGAGAGGGCACAGTTTTCCGGTATCTGCGCGCCACTCCTCCCCTCTAACACTGGGCGGCAGAAGTTTTTCCGCCTCTTGGACGCGCAGCATGCCGGCCAGCGCGCCACAACCATCTTGCCCCTGCGCGCACAACCAACGCGTTGCGCGGCCGGCCTCTTTGGCCATTGCCCATGAGTAGTGACCACCTCGAGCGGCGTTTTTAGCCATTGCCTCGACTTCGTTGAGAGAGAAACTCACGCCACATGCTCCGGGAAAACCCAATCATCAGCAAAATCGTCATCAAGAGCGTTGGGATACGGAGCACCCGCAAACATCGTGATCCGCACCCATCGGTCCGACCTTGGGTCAAATCGCGTTGCCCCGAAGAAAGAGAGCTTGGCGCGCAGCATGTCTATTGGCATCACATCGGCGGCGATTGTGTTATCCCGGATTTCTCCATATGGCGCGACGCGGGTAAGTTGCGCGCGTTCAACCGACTGCCGGTGCTCCGGACACGCAAGAAGGAAGTCCGCGACCGGCGTATCGACGGCCCAGCCTTTCAAAGCCTCAATGGCCGCCGCCGCATCTCGAGCCGGCGACAAAGGCTGTTCGAATTCGGCCAAAGGCTCCTCAAAACGTTCGCCCAATCTCGGTTCGAGCTTCTCTTCAGACACGTACCATGCGCGTGCACAATTTGGCCTTTGCTCCCAGTCAAGCGTAGAGGTCCAGCCGAAGGAACTTTCAAGCAGCATCAAGACTTCCCCAACCCGCATGGCGCCATCAAGAACCCGCGCGCCAGCCTCGTCGTCCGACATGCTTTTGGAGAGATCGTCGACCAACGCGCCATAGGGCTCTAGTACGAGCGCATTGAGCAGCTCCTGGCCCTCTTCGCTCAAAGCCTGCTGGGACCACTGAACCAGCCTGTTCCAAGACAGCGCTTGCCGAAAATCAAAGGTTTCGAGATGGACGCAGATCGCACGGTAATCATCCTTTAGCTGAGCAAACTTTGCTTGTTGCAGAGGATGCTCCGAGCGCCACGATTGCAACAGAACACCGACCCTTTCCAAACGATCTCGAAACAGGGAAAAGTCTTCCTGCTCAACAGTTTCTAGGGATCGAACCCGACGCAAAGCCTCCTCTCTGGCGACAATCCAGTTGTTGAACAAGACAGGATGGTTGATCAGGAAAGGAGCCATACCAAGACCGGTCGAATTGCCGATTCCGAGTGCCTTCGCGGCGTCATCAGCCAACTGCACTGCATTTGATCCGCCACGGGCCTTGGCGAGATGTTCGACGAGTTCGCGCACAAACCATCTGATCAGATAGACCGTCAGCATTTCAGCTTGAAACGGCGCTCTGGTCTCGGCTCGTGCCGCTATGACTTCACGATCTGCAGCGCCGAATTTGCCGGATCCATACACGGCGGTTGTGCGCATAAGGTATCCGACGGCCTCCAGCACCTGCTTTTCGGGTTGATTTCCGTTCGCCAGAGACGAAACCACGTGCTCCCAAAGGCGCGCGGACCGGTTGGCGCGTGACAGCGTCAATTCACGTTCGCTAACCCGTCCCGCCTCTTGCAAAGGCACGTTGCGCTCCAGCCGCTCCAGATCGGTATCAGTCGGGATGCCGTCAAAGAGGGTAAAAGTAGCATCCCAGGCTTCGGCAATCACCCGATCGGACCGCAACTCGTCCGGCAGATCATGAGCGAAAGCTACCAAAGCATAGGTGCGCTCCGGCCCCTTCGCGAGATACACAGCCCGCCCCACGCCATTATCGTCTATTTCAAACGTTTGCCGCTCAAAAGACCATCGATCGGCCGACAACCGACGCAAAAGGATGCGCATAAAACTCAGTCTGGTTTGATGGGAACTTCCCAAACGGCTCAGCCGCATGACCTGCTCCGGCGGACGAAGCGCGATATGCGGCAGCGTATCTTTCATCCTTCATCTGGCCCGAAGTTTTCGTCAAAGAACCGATACCAGTTGCCGCCCATGACGGCTGCGACCTCTTCGGCGTTCATCCCAACGGCATAAAGCCCCTGTTCAATGTTGCCAAAGTCCCTGTTGTCTTGGAACCAATCCGGCATTGGCGGGAAACCCGGCGACGATGCCGATCCCTCGCCGAAGTCCACCTCTTTGCTCCAGCGCCCTGTTCTCATCCACTCAACCACGCTATCGGGCTGGTCTTGGCACAAATCCGACCCAATCCCGAGGTGCGCCACACCGAAAGTATCGGCCGTTCGCGCAATCATCGCGCAGAAATCCTGGAGCGTGCAGTCGGATTTTCCGCGCAAGTGATGCGGATAAAGAGAAAACCCAAGCATACCCCCGTTCTCCGTAACGGCCCGGAGCACGGCGTCTTTTTTGTTGCGCAGCGCAGGAAACCACGCGTGCGGATTGGCATGCGTGATCGCGATCGGTCGCTGGGAAATTTCTGCGGCCTCAATGGTGGAGCGGTCCGCCGAATGGCTCATATCAACGACCAAACCCACCCGGTTCATTTCCTTGATGACTTGCCGCCCCATTCGGGTGATCCCGCTGTCTTCCGTCTCGTAGCAACCGGTCGCAAGCAACGACTGATTATTGTACGTCAATTGCATGAACCGCCCGCCCAAAGTGTGCAGGATTTCCACCAGTCCGATGTCGTCTTCGATTGGGCTCGGATTCTGAAAGCCAAAGAAAATTGCCGTTCGGCCAGTTTCACGAGCGCGGTCAATATCGCGAGCACTGTGACCTTTGATGATCAGGTCAGAATGGGCTTCAAACCATCGGTTCCAGCGCTCGAAATTCAACACCGTTTCACGGAATGTCTCGTGATAAGCGATTGTCACATGCACTGCGTCGACACCGCCTTCGCGCATCTGCCGAAAGATTTTTTCGGACCAATTGGCATATTGCAGCCCGTCGATGCGCATGACCACTCCCCATGATAGCCCCAAAATCAGAGCTGCGAGACATGGTGACCGCGCGTTTGCCCTTTGGTCAAATGGTATCTGCGTGAGGACCGAAAAAACTCACCGGACACCACAACTGAAAGGCGCCGAATAAGCCGGTTAAAAATTCCAATGAGGAGTGATGGTACCGCCTCCCCGGTTTGAACGGGGGACCTCTGGATCCACAATCCAGCGCTCTAACCAACTGAGCTAAGGCGGCACTGTGAGGGGCGATGTATCGCCCTGCGTCGGCGATTGCAAGCGCCTAAAATGAAATTTTCCAAGTTTGTTCGACCAGATCTACGCCGAAATTCCGCACCGGCTCGGCAGCGGTCATTTCAAAGCCATAGGCCTCATAAAGCGCGCAGGCTGCTGTGTGGCTTTCGTGGGTCCAGAGATGCATCCCCACATAGCCTCTATCCCGTGCGAACCCCATGCAGGTCTCGAGCAAGTGTTTGCCCAACCCCATGCCTTGTGCTTCAGGCTGCACCAGAAACAGACGCAATTTGGCAATGTCGGATTGTTCGGATTTCACGCAGAAAATGCTGCCCAGACGCCAGCCATCCCTTTCGGCCACCCAGCCGCGCTCCCAAACGGTATCCTGACGGTCGAGAAAATCCGTCAAAATCGCAGAAACCAAAAATGCAAAACTGTCGTCGAACCCTTCTGTTCTGGCGTAAAGCTCTGCGTGCGCCTCCACCAGCCAGTCAAGATCCCGCGCCTCGAATTGACGCAATTTGACCCCCTCGAATTCACGCACGATGCCCTCCTGTCCTCGCGTGACTTGCCTTCGTCGTGCATTCACGCTACCCGATTTGCCAGCACAGGAGAACCGCCATGGGCATCAACACCGAACGCGACTTAGAAGCCAACCTGCAAATCGGCCCCACCGATCAGGGATTCGTGCGGATATTTGTTGAGGCCAATGGTGTCGAAATCCCCATGGACTTCGATCCGGAAGAAGCAGAAGAGATCGCGGACGAAATCCGCGCGGCGGCCACCGCGGCCCGCTCCGTCGGCTGACAAATCCATGCTGTAGCAATCCCTTTTGGGATGCGCCAAATCTCTGCAGACATTTAAAACCGGAAAGACACCCGTCAGTCCTCGTCGGGCATCGGCACAAGTTTTGGGTCGCGGTAGCGCTGCAAGCGCCGTGCGGCGTCGGTGGCAAATTTCTGGATCATCTTCTTGCGACGCGCAGGTGCAACCTTGTCCTCGGGCCCCATGCGGATGATTTCAGCGTCATAGGCATCTGCCATGATGAGCCCTGTGCCATCGGGCAACAGATCCGTGGGAAATTCCGTATCAACCGCCCAAAAATAACGGTCGCACCATTCGAGATAGCCTTGCCATTTGGTATCGGATTGAAAATCCGCCCGGCTCGACTTGCACTCGACGACCCACAACTCGCCTTTCGGACCCAACGCCATGACGTCCACCCGTAGGCCCCGCGCGGGTACGAACTCTTCTATTGAGACGTAGCCATGGCTGCGCAAATGACGGCTGACGCCACGCGCAAGAAGTTGGCCGGGTTGCAGAGTGAGGAGCGATGTATCTTCCATGCCAGCACCGTGAACAATTCATGAACAAAAAGCAAGCCGTTCGTCGCGTCTCGGGCCTTGCACGAACTGGCATCGACGCTTAGATAGGACAACGGCGGGTGCTGCCCTTCTCGTGATACGGTTGCATTCCGGTGGCCTTAAGCAATTCCGAGGGAGCTGGCTCTGTCCTGGTCCTGGCCTGGTTACCTGGCGCCCACCTGTATATACAGGTCCTCGGGAATGAGATAACCCCACGGCTGCGTTTGCGGGCCCGCCACTTTTCTTCCGGAGAATGACCGAGTCGTT
This genomic window from Shimia isoporae contains:
- a CDS encoding GNAT family N-acetyltransferase, translating into MREFEGVKLRQFEARDLDWLVEAHAELYARTEGFDDSFAFLVSAILTDFLDRQDTVWERGWVAERDGWRLGSIFCVKSEQSDIAKLRLFLVQPEAQGMGLGKHLLETCMGFARDRGYVGMHLWTHESHTAACALYEAYGFEMTAAEPVRNFGVDLVEQTWKISF
- a CDS encoding MmcB family DNA repair protein; its protein translation is MEDTSLLTLQPGQLLARGVSRHLRSHGYVSIEEFVPARGLRVDVMALGPKGELWVVECKSSRADFQSDTKWQGYLEWCDRYFWAVDTEFPTDLLPDGTGLIMADAYDAEIIRMGPEDKVAPARRKKMIQKFATDAARRLQRYRDPKLVPMPDED
- a CDS encoding citryl-CoA lyase, producing MNDVADWWQTAIIDMEPGRIELRGTPIQDLIGNLSFAEMIWLMVRGDRPSDAQARLFEAALVSAVDHGPQAPSIAAARMAVTCGLPLNNAMATAVNMLGDIHGGAGEQAVELYHQVKASPLGTEAALDIWTSERGKIIPGFGHRFHSPTDPRAPRLMEMVSEAVANGACEGAFATVGREIEETLARRKGRPIPMNIDGATAVIYAELGFEPPLARGLFCLSRSVGILAHAWEQQQQGGRNKGPTPPKYRWTYTGP
- a CDS encoding DUF3726 domain-containing protein translates to MSFSLNEVEAMAKNAARGGHYSWAMAKEAGRATRWLCAQGQDGCGALAGMLRVQEAEKLLPPSVRGEEWRADTGKLCPLSVGTAASDRAASLTGQVTVVHGVVFPLLLMPFFSSASRVSGQIVFAQVDEAKAKVAADGIRLQGAFPDEASQVIITFGSGNFEPAEKHTRAIPRDEDWLSLKFFAHRTYAPATEESRRLGAGESGGSRN
- a CDS encoding Ldh family oxidoreductase; translation: MQTKTLTLEEIEDISFRALVAAGTSPENARPLAVATAATEADGVASHGMAYIPIYCEHVQCGKVDGQAHPDLQESAPGVLTVDAATGFAHSAIDIGFESLVPMARSQGIAALAIRNSYNCGVLGYHTARLARDGLLAIGFTNAPASIAPSGGAKPVVGTNPISIAASGEDGEPAILIDQSASTIAKSEVMKHAREGKPIPEGWALDADGRPTTDPEVGLKGSMAPSGGYKGVGAAVLVELMAAAMTGATLGIDASPFAGTAGGPPKTGQFFLAIDPAVTSGGGYAANVARLVGAFQEQDGARLPGDGRKAHRLRARTEGVAVNVATLEKIEAIIAG
- a CDS encoding DUF6324 family protein, producing MGINTERDLEANLQIGPTDQGFVRIFVEANGVEIPMDFDPEEAEEIADEIRAAATAARSVG
- a CDS encoding membrane dipeptidase, with the protein product MRIDGLQYANWSEKIFRQMREGGVDAVHVTIAYHETFRETVLNFERWNRWFEAHSDLIIKGHSARDIDRARETGRTAIFFGFQNPSPIEDDIGLVEILHTLGGRFMQLTYNNQSLLATGCYETEDSGITRMGRQVIKEMNRVGLVVDMSHSADRSTIEAAEISQRPIAITHANPHAWFPALRNKKDAVLRAVTENGGMLGFSLYPHHLRGKSDCTLQDFCAMIARTADTFGVAHLGIGSDLCQDQPDSVVEWMRTGRWSKEVDFGEGSASSPGFPPMPDWFQDNRDFGNIEQGLYAVGMNAEEVAAVMGGNWYRFFDENFGPDEG